Proteins encoded together in one Staphylococcus aureus window:
- a CDS encoding PotD/PotF family extracellular solute-binding protein yields MKRFLQLIIGALVVGMLCLTLSHWFKSKEQVHTNQKIYVYNWGEYIDPELIKKFEKETGIQVVYETFDSNEAMEAKIRNGGTHYDVAFPSEYTVQKLKRDHLLLPIDHNKVPNIKNLDSDYMNMSFDRGNKYSLPYFFGTVGILYNKEKYPNESFDSWKSLYNPKFKNQILLVDGAREIIGMSLNKLGYNLNDRNSHHLKEAERDLTKLAPQVRGVVGDEITMMLQQNEGNIAVVWSGVAAPLVQEGDKYNYVIPKEGSNLWFDNMVIPKTAQNKEGAYKFMNFLLDAKNNKQNTEFVGYATPNKAARQLLPKEIKDDHRFYPTKKEQERLEVYKDLGPEVLSEYNENFLNFKMSLK; encoded by the coding sequence GCATTAGTTGTGGGTATGCTTTGTCTTACTTTAAGTCATTGGTTTAAATCTAAAGAACAAGTGCATACAAATCAAAAAATTTACGTATACAATTGGGGCGAATATATTGATCCAGAGTTAATTAAGAAATTTGAAAAAGAAACTGGCATTCAAGTCGTTTATGAAACTTTCGATTCAAATGAAGCGATGGAAGCCAAAATTCGCAATGGCGGTACACATTATGATGTTGCTTTTCCTAGTGAATATACAGTTCAAAAATTGAAAAGAGATCATTTATTGTTACCAATAGATCATAATAAGGTACCTAATATTAAAAATTTAGATTCAGATTATATGAATATGTCATTTGATAGAGGCAATAAATATTCTTTACCTTATTTCTTTGGAACTGTAGGTATTTTATATAATAAAGAAAAGTATCCAAATGAATCATTTGATAGTTGGAAGTCATTGTATAATCCTAAATTTAAAAACCAAATTTTACTAGTTGACGGTGCTAGAGAGATTATAGGCATGAGTTTGAATAAACTTGGGTATAATCTTAATGACCGTAATTCGCACCATTTAAAAGAAGCAGAGCGAGATTTAACCAAACTAGCACCACAAGTAAGAGGTGTCGTAGGTGATGAAATTACCATGATGCTTCAACAAAATGAAGGTAACATAGCGGTTGTTTGGAGTGGTGTTGCAGCACCTCTAGTGCAAGAAGGGGATAAATATAATTATGTTATTCCTAAAGAAGGATCGAATTTATGGTTCGACAATATGGTAATTCCAAAAACGGCACAAAATAAAGAGGGTGCATATAAATTTATGAATTTTTTATTAGATGCTAAAAATAACAAGCAAAATACAGAATTCGTAGGCTATGCAACGCCAAACAAGGCTGCTCGACAATTGTTGCCTAAAGAGATTAAAGACGACCATCGTTTTTATCCGACTAAGAAAGAGCAAGAACGCCTTGAAGTTTATAAAGATTTAGGACCTGAAGTTTTAAGTGAATACAATGAAAACTTTTTGAATTTCAAAATGTCATTAAAATAA
- the auxB gene encoding lipoteichoic acid stability factor AuxB produces the protein MTGEQFTQIKRPVSRLTEKVLGWLCWVMLLVLTVITMFIALVSFSNNTSIANLENTLNNNAFIQQLLAGNGYNTTQFVIWLQNGIWAIIVYFIVCLLISFLALISMNIRILSGFLFLISAIVTIPLVLLIVTLIIPILFFIIAMMLFIRKDKVEMVAPQYYEEYNGPIYDYREPVYERPQPKDDYYDVPKYEKELDKSNTVYDQEQERDKYDQFPKRAVESEYNHDERTEEEPSVLSRQAKYKQKSTEELGIEDDGYYAEPEVDPKELKAQQKREKAEIKAKKKEKRKAYNQRMKERRKNQPSAVSQRRMNFEERRQIYNNDISEERNSSEVKDKKEQE, from the coding sequence ATGACTGGAGAACAATTTACTCAAATTAAACGTCCAGTAAGTAGATTAACTGAAAAAGTTCTAGGTTGGTTATGTTGGGTGATGTTATTAGTGCTTACTGTCATTACGATGTTTATAGCACTTGTTTCATTCAGTAATAACACATCGATTGCTAATCTTGAAAATACATTAAACAATAATGCATTTATCCAGCAATTATTAGCTGGAAATGGCTATAATACAACACAATTTGTAATATGGTTACAAAATGGTATATGGGCTATTATCGTTTACTTTATTGTTTGTTTGTTGATTTCATTTTTAGCTCTCATATCTATGAATATAAGAATCTTGTCAGGTTTCTTATTCTTAATATCAGCAATTGTAACGATTCCTTTAGTTTTACTTATCGTTACTTTAATCATTCCGATATTATTCTTTATTATTGCGATGATGCTATTTATAAGAAAAGATAAAGTTGAAATGGTTGCGCCACAATATTATGAAGAGTATAACGGACCGATTTATGATTATCGTGAACCTGTGTATGAGCGCCCCCAACCGAAAGATGATTATTATGATGTGCCTAAATATGAAAAAGAATTGGATAAATCAAATACTGTATATGATCAAGAACAGGAAAGAGATAAATATGATCAATTTCCTAAACGTGCAGTTGAAAGTGAATATAATCATGATGAGCGCACTGAGGAAGAACCATCAGTATTATCCAGACAGGCTAAATACAAACAAAAAAGTACTGAAGAACTAGGTATTGAAGATGATGGTTATTATGCAGAACCTGAAGTTGATCCAAAAGAATTGAAAGCACAACAAAAGCGAGAAAAAGCTGAAATTAAAGCTAAGAAAAAAGAAAAACGTAAAGCTTATAACCAACGAATGAAAGAACGTAGGAAAAATCAACCTAGCGCAGTTAGTCAACGTCGAATGAATTTTGAAGAGCGACGTCAAATTTACAACAATGATATTTCTGAAGAACGCAATTCAAGTGAAGTTAAGGACAAAAAAGAGCAAGAATAA
- a CDS encoding DUF4064 domain-containing protein, with amino-acid sequence MNRKPELIMAWIANSISIIYLLVMGLSYFSLKSGNASQREELAKQLSQNGGKVSLDMLQTTMGALAIILLISTLYGIFATICIKGRRKLSIILFVIAIIVSLMALNLIVIVLWVIVMIMLISKKESKETTHKDDEYIYH; translated from the coding sequence ATGAATAGAAAACCTGAATTAATCATGGCTTGGATTGCAAATAGTATTAGTATTATTTATTTATTAGTTATGGGGCTATCCTATTTTTCTTTAAAAAGTGGTAATGCATCACAACGTGAAGAATTAGCGAAGCAATTATCTCAGAACGGTGGCAAGGTTTCTTTAGATATGCTTCAGACAACAATGGGTGCATTAGCAATTATTTTATTAATTTCAACACTTTATGGTATATTTGCGACAATTTGTATTAAAGGACGTAGAAAATTATCGATTATACTTTTTGTTATCGCGATAATTGTAAGTTTGATGGCTCTTAATTTAATTGTAATTGTCTTATGGGTTATCGTGATGATTATGTTGATTTCTAAAAAAGAATCAAAAGAAACAACACATAAGGACGATGAGTATATTTATCATTAA
- a CDS encoding Nramp family divalent metal transporter, with protein sequence MNNKRHSTNEQLSLDEINNTIKFDHRSSNKQKFLSFLGPGLLVAVGYMDPGNWITSMQGGAQYGYTLLFVILISSLSAMLLQSMTVRLGIATGMDLAQMTRHYLSRPIAIIFWIIAELAIIATDIAEVIGSAIALNLLFNIPLIVGALITVLDVFLLLFIMKYGFRKIEAIVGTLIFTVLFIFIFEVYISSPQLNAVLNGFIPHSEIITNNGILYIALGIIGATIMPHNLYLHSSIVQSRTYSRHNNEEKAQAIKFATIDSNIQLSIAFVVNCLLLVLGASLFFNSNADDLGGFYDLYHALKTEPVLGATMGAIMSTLFAVALLASGQNSTITGTLAGQIVMEGFLRLHIPNWLRRLITRSLAVIPVIVCLIIFKGNAAKIEQLLVFSQVFLSIALPFCLIPLQLATSNKDLMGPFYNKTWVNIISWTLIIILSILNVYLIVQTFQELQS encoded by the coding sequence ATGAATAATAAACGACATTCAACAAATGAACAATTAAGTTTAGACGAAATAAACAATACAATTAAATTCGATCATCGCAGTTCAAATAAACAGAAATTTTTATCATTTCTTGGACCTGGGTTATTAGTCGCTGTTGGTTACATGGATCCCGGAAACTGGATAACATCAATGCAAGGTGGCGCCCAATATGGCTATACTTTGCTATTCGTAATTCTTATTTCAAGTTTATCAGCAATGTTACTTCAAAGCATGACAGTGAGATTAGGAATAGCAACAGGTATGGACTTAGCTCAAATGACACGACATTATTTATCAAGACCTATTGCTATAATCTTTTGGATCATTGCAGAACTAGCAATTATCGCTACAGATATTGCTGAGGTTATTGGTAGTGCTATTGCTCTTAATCTCCTATTTAACATACCTTTAATCGTCGGTGCACTAATAACTGTACTTGATGTATTTTTACTACTTTTTATAATGAAATATGGTTTTAGAAAAATTGAAGCTATTGTTGGTACATTAATTTTCACAGTGTTATTCATCTTTATATTTGAAGTCTATATTTCATCACCACAGTTGAATGCTGTGTTAAATGGATTTATACCACATAGTGAAATCATTACAAATAACGGCATTCTCTATATTGCATTAGGTATTATTGGCGCTACAATTATGCCTCATAATTTGTACTTACATTCATCAATTGTACAATCTAGAACATACTCAAGACATAACAATGAAGAAAAAGCGCAAGCGATTAAATTTGCTACGATAGATTCGAACATTCAGTTATCAATCGCATTTGTAGTCAATTGCTTATTATTAGTGTTAGGAGCATCACTATTTTTCAACTCAAATGCTGACGATTTAGGTGGTTTCTATGATTTATATCACGCCTTAAAAACTGAACCTGTACTAGGTGCAACAATGGGTGCAATCATGAGTACATTATTTGCAGTTGCATTATTAGCGTCAGGTCAAAATTCAACGATTACTGGTACTTTAGCAGGACAAATTGTAATGGAAGGATTTTTAAGATTACACATACCAAATTGGTTAAGACGTTTAATTACACGTTCTCTTGCTGTCATTCCTGTTATCGTATGCTTAATCATTTTTAAAGGTAATGCAGCTAAAATTGAGCAACTACTTGTATTCTCTCAAGTATTTTTAAGTATTGCTCTGCCATTCTGTTTAATACCATTACAATTGGCTACTAGTAATAAAGACTTGATGGGACCTTTCTATAATAAAACATGGGTTAATATCATTTCATGGACACTTATTATTATTCTAAGTATTTTAAATGTCTATTTAATCGTTCAAACATTCCAAGAACTACAAAGTTAA
- a CDS encoding YktB family protein, producing MTKYTFKPKDFKAFNVEGLDARMEALNEYIRPQLRELGEYFSDFFTSQTGETFYPHVAKHARRSVNPPKDTWVAFATNKRGYKMLPHFQIGMFEDQLFVMFGIMHEAKDKATRAKVFERKFKAIQQLPDDYRVCLDHMKPDKPFIKDLTDDDLIEAIQRAINVKKGEFFIARAITPQDKRLKSDKAFIAFLEETFDQFLPFYSA from the coding sequence ATGACAAAATATACATTTAAACCTAAAGATTTCAAAGCGTTCAACGTAGAAGGCTTAGACGCACGAATGGAAGCTTTAAACGAATACATACGACCACAACTCCGTGAATTAGGAGAATATTTTAGTGACTTCTTTACAAGTCAAACTGGTGAAACATTTTATCCTCACGTAGCAAAGCATGCTAGAAGAAGTGTGAATCCTCCTAAAGATACATGGGTTGCTTTTGCAACAAACAAAAGAGGCTATAAAATGTTACCTCATTTCCAAATTGGTATGTTTGAAGATCAACTGTTTGTTATGTTTGGAATCATGCATGAAGCAAAAGATAAAGCAACACGTGCAAAAGTTTTTGAAAGAAAATTTAAAGCTATTCAACAATTACCTGATGATTATCGTGTTTGCTTAGATCATATGAAACCTGATAAACCATTTATTAAAGATTTAACGGATGATGATTTAATAGAAGCGATACAAAGAGCCATCAATGTGAAAAAAGGTGAATTCTTTATAGCGCGTGCAATCACACCACAAGATAAAAGATTAAAAAGTGACAAAGCATTTATTGCATTTTTAGAAGAAACCTTCGATCAGTTCTTACCATTTTATTCTGCATAA
- a CDS encoding inositol monophosphatase family protein: MALYGFAQGLIQEAGIRIKQLMEQNLTIETKSNPNDLVTNVDKATEDFIFDTILETYPNHQVLGEEGHGHDIDTSKGTVWIVDPIDGTLNFVHQQENFAISIGIYIDGKPYAGFVYDVMADVLYHAKVGEGAYRGSQPLKPLNDSNLRQSIIGINPNWLTKPILGEIFKEIVNDSRSARAYGSAALEIVSVATGNLEAYMTPRLQPWDFAGGLVILYEVNGQASNLLGEQLTISGPNSILVGNRGLHQEISNDYLEPHHDALIQLHEQRFKRKSK, encoded by the coding sequence ATGGCACTTTATGGATTTGCCCAAGGACTTATTCAAGAAGCAGGAATTAGAATTAAACAATTGATGGAGCAAAATTTAACAATTGAAACAAAGTCAAATCCGAATGACCTTGTTACAAATGTAGATAAAGCAACAGAAGATTTCATTTTTGATACAATTTTAGAAACATATCCCAATCATCAAGTATTAGGTGAAGAAGGGCATGGTCATGACATCGATACTTCCAAAGGTACGGTATGGATTGTTGACCCAATAGACGGTACATTGAATTTTGTTCATCAACAAGAAAATTTCGCAATTTCAATTGGTATTTATATCGATGGTAAACCTTATGCAGGTTTTGTATATGATGTTATGGCTGATGTCTTATATCATGCTAAAGTAGGGGAAGGTGCATATCGTGGTAGCCAACCCTTGAAACCATTGAATGATTCTAATCTAAGACAAAGCATTATTGGGATCAATCCGAACTGGTTAACTAAACCAATTTTAGGAGAAATCTTTAAAGAAATTGTTAATGATTCTAGAAGTGCAAGGGCATATGGTAGTGCAGCGCTTGAAATCGTTTCAGTTGCTACAGGTAATTTAGAAGCATATATGACGCCAAGACTTCAACCATGGGATTTTGCTGGCGGATTGGTTATTTTATATGAAGTAAATGGACAAGCTTCCAATTTACTAGGAGAACAATTAACAATTAGTGGTCCAAATTCAATCTTAGTTGGAAATCGTGGTCTCCATCAAGAAATTAGCAATGATTATTTAGAGCCCCACCATGATGCGTTAATACAATTACATGAACAACGATTTAAAAGAAAATCAAAATAA
- a CDS encoding DUF5325 family protein, whose translation MKQKKSKNIFWVFSILAVVFLVLFSFAVGASNVPMMILTFILLVATFGIGFTTKKKYRENDWL comes from the coding sequence ATGAAACAAAAAAAATCTAAAAATATCTTTTGGGTATTTTCTATATTAGCTGTTGTTTTCTTAGTATTATTTAGTTTTGCTGTTGGTGCATCAAATGTACCAATGATGATTTTAACATTTATATTACTCGTTGCAACCTTTGGAATTGGATTTACTACAAAGAAAAAATATCGAGAAAACGATTGGCTATAA
- the typA gene encoding translational GTPase TypA: protein MTNKREDVRNIAIIAHVDHGKTTLVDELLKQSGIFRENEHVDERAMDSNDIERERGITILAKNTAVDYKGTRINILDTPGHADFGGEVERIMKMVDGVVLVVDAYEGTMPQTRFVLKKALEQNLKPVVVVNKIDKPSARPEGVVDEVLDLFIELEANDEQLEFPVVYASAVNGTASLDPEKQDDNLQSLYETIIDYVPAPIDNSDEPLQFQVALLDYNDYVGRIGIGRVFRGKMRVGDNVSLIKLDGTVKNFRVTKIFGYFGLKRLEIEEAQAGDLIAVSGMEDINVGETVTPHDHQEALPVLRIDEPTLEMTFKVNNSPFAGREGDFVTARQIQERLNQQLETDVSLKVSNTDSPDTWVVAGRGELHLSILIENMRREGYELQVSKPQVIIKEIDGVMCEPFERVQCEVPQENAGAVIESLGARKGEMVDMTTTDNGLTRLIFNVPARGMIGYTTEFMSMTRGYGIINHTFEEFRPRIKAQIGGRRNGALISMDQGSASTYAILGLEDRGVNFMEPGTEVYEGMIVGEHNRENDLTVNITKTKHQTNVRSATKDQTQTMNRPRILTLEEALQFINDDELVEVTPESIRLRKKILNKNVREKEAKRIKQMMQENE from the coding sequence ATGACTAATAAAAGAGAAGATGTCCGCAATATAGCAATTATTGCTCACGTTGACCATGGTAAAACAACTTTAGTAGATGAGTTGTTAAAACAATCTGGTATATTCAGAGAAAATGAACATGTCGATGAACGTGCAATGGACTCTAACGATATCGAAAGAGAGCGTGGAATTACGATTCTAGCCAAAAATACGGCTGTTGATTATAAAGGTACACGTATTAATATTTTGGATACACCAGGACATGCAGACTTTGGTGGAGAAGTAGAACGTATTATGAAAATGGTTGATGGGGTTGTCTTAGTAGTAGATGCGTATGAAGGTACAATGCCTCAAACACGTTTTGTACTTAAAAAAGCGCTAGAACAAAACCTGAAACCTGTTGTTGTTGTTAATAAAATTGATAAACCATCAGCACGTCCAGAGGGTGTTGTAGATGAAGTTTTAGATTTATTTATTGAATTAGAAGCAAACGATGAACAATTAGAATTCCCTGTTGTTTATGCTTCAGCAGTAAATGGTACAGCTAGCTTAGATCCTGAAAAGCAAGATGATAATTTACAATCATTATATGAAACAATTATTGATTATGTACCAGCTCCAATTGATAACAGTGATGAGCCATTACAATTCCAAGTAGCATTGTTGGACTACAATGATTATGTTGGACGTATTGGTATTGGTCGTGTATTCAGAGGTAAAATGCGTGTCGGAGATAATGTATCACTAATTAAATTAGACGGTACAGTGAAAAACTTCCGTGTAACTAAAATCTTTGGTTACTTTGGATTAAAACGTTTAGAAATTGAAGAAGCACAAGCTGGAGATTTAATTGCTGTTTCAGGTATGGAAGACATTAATGTTGGTGAAACTGTAACACCACATGACCATCAAGAAGCATTGCCAGTTCTACGTATTGATGAGCCTACTCTTGAAATGACATTTAAAGTTAACAATTCTCCATTTGCTGGCCGTGAAGGTGACTTTGTAACAGCACGTCAAATTCAAGAACGTTTAAATCAACAATTAGAAACAGATGTATCTTTGAAAGTTTCTAACACAGATTCTCCAGATACATGGGTAGTTGCTGGTCGCGGTGAATTGCATTTATCAATCCTTATTGAAAATATGCGTCGTGAAGGTTATGAATTACAAGTTTCAAAACCACAAGTAATTATTAAAGAAATAGATGGTGTAATGTGTGAACCATTTGAACGTGTGCAATGTGAAGTGCCACAAGAAAATGCAGGTGCTGTTATTGAATCATTAGGTGCACGTAAAGGTGAAATGGTTGATATGACTACAACTGATAATGGACTTACACGTTTAATCTTTAATGTACCGGCTCGTGGTATGATTGGTTATACGACTGAATTTATGTCAATGACAAGAGGTTACGGTATTATTAACCATACATTTGAAGAATTTAGACCACGTATTAAAGCACAAATTGGCGGTCGTCGTAATGGTGCATTAATTTCAATGGATCAAGGTTCTGCAAGTACTTATGCCATTTTGGGACTTGAAGATAGAGGTGTAAACTTCATGGAACCTGGTACTGAAGTTTATGAAGGTATGATTGTTGGTGAACATAATCGTGAAAATGATTTAACTGTTAACATCACTAAAACAAAACATCAAACTAACGTACGTTCTGCAACGAAAGACCAAACACAAACAATGAATAGACCGCGTATTCTAACATTGGAAGAAGCGTTACAATTCATTAATGATGATGAACTTGTTGAGGTTACACCAGAAAGTATACGTTTAAGAAAGAAAATTTTAAACAAAAATGTTCGTGAAAAAGAAGCAAAGCGTATCAAACAAATGATGCAAGAAAACGAATAA
- a CDS encoding YlaI family protein, producing MRQVQCIICDAKVFIDERTTESKRLKNNPIRTFMCDDCKSRLDTPKQRAQHYPLD from the coding sequence TTGAGACAAGTGCAATGCATTATCTGTGATGCAAAAGTATTTATAGATGAGCGCACAACTGAGTCTAAACGACTTAAAAACAATCCTATTCGAACATTTATGTGTGATGATTGTAAAAGTCGATTAGACACACCTAAACAACGTGCGCAACACTATCCGCTCGATTAA
- a CDS encoding YlaN family protein — protein MAKQATMKNAALKQLTKDADEILHLIKVQLDNLTLPSCPLYEEVLDTQMFGLQKEVDFAVKLGLVDREDGKQIMLRLEKELSKLHEAFTLV, from the coding sequence ATGGCGAAACAAGCAACAATGAAAAATGCAGCTTTGAAACAATTGACTAAAGATGCTGATGAAATCTTGCATCTGATTAAAGTTCAACTAGATAATTTAACATTACCTTCATGCCCATTATATGAAGAAGTACTAGATACACAAATGTTTGGACTTCAAAAAGAAGTTGATTTTGCTGTTAAATTAGGTTTAGTTGACCGCGAAGATGGCAAACAAATTATGTTACGTCTTGAGAAAGAACTTTCAAAATTACATGAAGCTTTTACACTTGTTTAA